One segment of Nostoc flagelliforme CCNUN1 DNA contains the following:
- the ftsY gene encoding signal recognition particle-docking protein FtsY, translating to MVFNWFRRKYNDSSDTPSDNKQEETLPAQEPQPEPAETSKATAETAPDTTTDLLAFAKAAYKNIQQKQQGEVVETPADSADASPASAQPEPAETAIAEITEPEAIEEPVSTTVETAQPEVIEAATEEEITEDSSVAAIVDQDVSSPELTANEAEPTPTEPVATPEATQPTALSFLERAAAERQAKLEQLMATAIEVPEPEVVQPVAATSETGEEIPGLVFDDGFVWSAKVLAAQGRSPEDVSIEEITWLKKLRQGLDKTRRSILNQLKAIVGQGPLNQAAVTEIEALLLQADVGVEATDFIINALQTKLREEVTAPEEAIAYLKKILRDMLDAPSIASHKTIFTPEKETLNIWLITGVNGAGKTTTIGKIAHLGQKSGYKCLIGAADTFRAAAVEQVKVWGSRSGVEVISNPGKNTDPAAVVFDAIAAAQARQTELLLVDTAGRLQNKKNLMDELSKIRRIIDKKAPNAKVESLLVLDATLGQNGLRQAEVFSQAAQLSGIVLTKLDGTAKGGVALAVVQQLGLPIRFIGAGEGIEDLRPFSSYEFVEALLSG from the coding sequence ATGGTTTTTAATTGGTTCCGTCGTAAATATAACGATTCCTCTGACACTCCCTCTGATAATAAACAGGAAGAAACTCTTCCTGCACAAGAACCTCAGCCAGAGCCAGCCGAAACGTCAAAAGCAACTGCTGAAACTGCACCAGACACAACGACAGACTTGTTAGCGTTTGCTAAAGCTGCTTACAAAAATATTCAGCAAAAACAACAAGGCGAGGTAGTAGAAACCCCTGCTGATTCAGCAGATGCCTCACCAGCATCAGCACAACCTGAACCCGCAGAAACGGCAATTGCGGAAATTACCGAACCAGAAGCAATTGAGGAACCTGTTAGTACGACCGTAGAAACAGCACAGCCAGAAGTTATCGAAGCTGCTACTGAAGAAGAAATTACAGAAGATTCCTCAGTAGCAGCAATTGTTGATCAAGATGTCTCCAGCCCAGAACTCACGGCAAATGAAGCTGAACCAACGCCCACCGAACCAGTAGCTACGCCAGAGGCAACACAGCCAACAGCACTATCCTTCTTAGAACGGGCGGCGGCAGAACGGCAAGCCAAGCTGGAACAACTAATGGCCACCGCCATTGAAGTTCCAGAACCAGAGGTAGTACAGCCAGTAGCTGCAACTTCAGAGACAGGAGAGGAAATTCCTGGACTGGTATTTGATGATGGGTTTGTCTGGTCAGCGAAAGTTTTAGCAGCTCAAGGTAGAAGTCCAGAAGACGTTTCTATTGAAGAAATTACCTGGCTGAAAAAGCTCCGGCAAGGGTTAGATAAAACTCGTCGTAGCATCCTCAACCAACTGAAGGCGATCGTTGGTCAAGGGCCGCTAAACCAAGCTGCTGTGACAGAAATTGAGGCATTGCTCCTGCAAGCTGATGTGGGTGTAGAAGCGACAGACTTTATTATTAATGCCTTACAGACAAAACTTCGAGAAGAAGTTACTGCACCTGAAGAAGCGATCGCTTACCTGAAAAAAATCCTCCGGGATATGCTGGATGCACCAAGCATTGCATCCCACAAAACTATCTTTACCCCAGAAAAAGAAACCTTGAATATTTGGTTAATCACTGGGGTAAATGGTGCCGGGAAAACTACCACCATCGGCAAAATTGCCCATCTGGGACAAAAATCTGGTTATAAATGCTTGATTGGGGCAGCAGACACCTTCCGCGCCGCAGCCGTGGAGCAGGTGAAGGTTTGGGGTAGTAGAAGTGGTGTAGAAGTAATTTCTAATCCGGGAAAGAATACAGATCCGGCAGCAGTTGTGTTTGATGCGATCGCAGCCGCCCAAGCGCGTCAAACCGAATTACTTCTAGTAGATACAGCTGGGCGACTGCAAAATAAGAAAAATTTAATGGACGAACTTAGCAAAATCCGGCGAATTATCGACAAAAAAGCCCCAAATGCCAAAGTAGAATCTCTTTTGGTTCTAGATGCCACTTTAGGGCAAAATGGGCTGCGGCAAGCCGAAGTTTTCTCTCAAGCTGCCCAACTGAGTGGCATTGTCTTAACCAAGCTTGATGGCACCGCCAAAGGCGGCGTTGCCCTTGCCGTTGTGCAACAGCTAGGTTTACCCATTCGGTTTATTGGCGCTGGTGAAGGAATTGAAGACCTGCGCCCCTTTTCTAGCTATGAGTTTGTCGAAGCTCTCTTAAGTGGCTAA
- a CDS encoding PP2C family protein-serine/threonine phosphatase, with product MPVSQLPSQPIDNNSSAATDVTPVVALKELVARLHREQNKIQDLLSSLGFALRSFNNLNQFLELIPLMATRVTDADGSALFLYKPNGQVRLEQLHWQDSHQRKNIRKALEIASSQITLLPNAAPLANATGILDDQMHRYLGPDVQIFGTAILVKHTERGWLYVLSRDPEYSWTETRQKLVRLVADQTAVAIENDELAVELRKKERLDQELEIGAEIQRRLLPRQCPIIPGAVLAARCKPANRVGGDYYDFIATNHNKIQPKTKSGTETSRWGLVIGDVMGKGVPAGLIMTMMRGMLRGEVLHGNSPAGILQNLNRVMYADLENSHRFITLFYSEYNPHSRILSYSNAAHNPPLWWHAATKTVSRLDTFGMLIGLDANSQYEDAQAQLEPGDTIIYYTDGLTDAAAAGGDRFDEDNFVAGFNTACKYCNGPEEIVDYLFDQVEQFIGADKQNTDDMTLVVLQIL from the coding sequence GTGCCTGTGTCTCAACTGCCCTCTCAACCCATTGACAACAATAGTAGTGCCGCGACAGATGTTACACCAGTCGTAGCACTCAAAGAACTCGTGGCAAGGTTGCACCGGGAACAGAACAAAATTCAAGATTTGCTCAGTTCTTTAGGATTTGCCCTGAGAAGTTTCAATAATTTGAATCAGTTTTTGGAACTGATCCCGCTGATGGCAACTAGAGTGACAGATGCAGACGGAAGCGCCCTGTTTCTCTACAAACCTAATGGTCAAGTAAGATTAGAGCAGTTACATTGGCAAGATAGTCACCAGCGAAAAAATATCCGCAAAGCGCTAGAAATAGCCAGCAGTCAAATCACGCTTCTACCCAATGCTGCCCCTCTAGCCAATGCCACGGGAATTTTGGATGACCAGATGCATCGCTATTTGGGGCCAGATGTGCAAATCTTTGGTACGGCGATTCTGGTGAAGCATACAGAACGGGGATGGCTCTACGTCTTGAGCCGCGATCCGGAATATAGTTGGACAGAAACCAGGCAAAAATTAGTTAGGTTAGTAGCAGATCAAACAGCCGTTGCGATCGAAAACGATGAACTAGCTGTAGAACTAAGAAAAAAAGAACGCCTAGACCAAGAACTAGAAATTGGCGCAGAAATTCAACGGCGACTTCTGCCACGTCAATGCCCCATAATCCCTGGTGCAGTCCTAGCGGCACGCTGTAAGCCTGCCAATCGCGTCGGCGGAGACTACTACGACTTTATTGCTACCAATCACAATAAGATTCAGCCCAAGACCAAAAGCGGCACGGAAACTAGTCGCTGGGGTTTGGTTATTGGAGATGTCATGGGCAAAGGTGTTCCCGCTGGGCTGATTATGACCATGATGCGGGGAATGTTACGGGGAGAAGTGCTACATGGTAATTCTCCAGCCGGAATTCTACAAAACTTAAATAGAGTTATGTATGCGGATTTGGAAAATTCCCACCGCTTCATAACATTATTTTATTCAGAATATAATCCCCACAGCCGAATTTTGTCTTATAGCAATGCGGCACACAATCCTCCCTTGTGGTGGCACGCAGCCACGAAAACTGTCAGCCGTTTAGATACCTTTGGAATGCTAATCGGTTTGGATGCTAACAGCCAATATGAAGATGCCCAGGCACAATTAGAGCCTGGGGATACAATTATCTACTATACAGATGGCTTGACCGATGCTGCTGCTGCTGGTGGCGATCGCTTCGATGAAGATAACTTTGTCGCTGGCTTTAATACGGCTTGCAAGTACTGCAATGGCCCAGAGGAGATTGTGGATTACCTATTTGACCAAGTTGAGCAATTTATTGGTGCTGATAAGCAAAACACTGATGATATGACACTAGTTGTTCTGCAAATTTTATAG
- a CDS encoding ankyrin repeat domain-containing protein, which yields MTENNDTLLLKAAKSGDIKGLCALLAAGAKVDACDRQGTTALMFAANLGYTEIVRSLLDAGANINLPRKLYSLTALMLAASAKQLDILQLLLSKGADVNATNEDGSTALMAAVVKGHVDVVRVLLAAGAKVNIADKDDDTALKLAIKQGQIEVLQAILQTGVNVNIRDEEGETLLTLAADLGHLEVVEALLAAGADVNVRNADGATALSAAVAAGHSAIAAALLNRGAEINLQDQDGETALHLAVVEGYIDVVQVLLNRGADVQIRNHLGDTPLLVAALQGHSHIVEALLRSGADINDKNLGELPLTLAASQGHTQTVKVLLDYGADANTPGDDGKNALIKTTERKHIDIIHLLLAKGADVNFQDSAKATALIWAASAGYGEIVQLLLQAGADVNLKNRGGYTALMIAEFNGYKNVVRSLQKVGAQE from the coding sequence ATGACTGAAAACAACGATACTTTGCTGCTAAAAGCTGCTAAAAGCGGCGATATCAAGGGTCTGTGTGCGCTACTGGCTGCTGGTGCGAAGGTGGACGCGTGCGATCGCCAAGGCACTACGGCGTTAATGTTTGCTGCCAATTTAGGCTATACCGAAATTGTGCGATCGCTGCTAGATGCTGGGGCAAATATCAACTTGCCGAGAAAACTTTATAGTTTGACAGCTTTGATGTTGGCAGCTAGTGCCAAACAGCTTGACATTTTGCAGCTTTTACTATCCAAAGGTGCTGATGTTAATGCCACTAATGAAGATGGCAGCACAGCTTTAATGGCAGCTGTAGTTAAAGGTCATGTCGATGTAGTGCGAGTCTTATTGGCTGCTGGTGCAAAGGTGAATATCGCAGATAAAGATGATGATACTGCCTTGAAACTCGCCATTAAGCAGGGACAAATAGAAGTTTTACAAGCAATTCTCCAAACTGGTGTCAATGTCAATATCCGAGATGAGGAAGGTGAGACACTCTTAACATTAGCGGCAGATTTGGGACATTTGGAGGTTGTAGAAGCATTGCTAGCAGCAGGGGCTGATGTGAATGTGAGAAACGCCGATGGTGCAACTGCCCTATCGGCAGCAGTAGCGGCTGGACACAGTGCGATCGCAGCAGCTTTACTAAATCGAGGTGCTGAAATTAATCTCCAAGACCAAGATGGTGAAACAGCCCTACACCTTGCCGTTGTGGAAGGCTACATTGATGTCGTGCAAGTGTTACTTAACAGGGGTGCAGACGTCCAAATTAGGAACCACCTGGGTGATACGCCACTGCTTGTAGCAGCGTTGCAGGGACACAGCCATATCGTCGAAGCATTGCTGCGTTCCGGGGCAGATATTAATGACAAAAACCTTGGTGAACTACCTTTGACCCTGGCTGCATCACAGGGACATACCCAAACAGTGAAAGTGCTACTAGACTATGGTGCTGATGCCAACACTCCGGGCGATGATGGCAAAAATGCTTTGATCAAGACAACTGAACGTAAGCACATAGACATAATACATTTGCTGTTAGCAAAGGGGGCAGATGTAAATTTTCAAGACTCAGCGAAGGCAACAGCATTGATATGGGCTGCCTCAGCAGGTTACGGCGAAATTGTGCAGTTATTACTGCAAGCTGGGGCAGATGTGAATTTGAAAAACCGGGGTGGTTATACTGCTTTGATGATTGCAGAATTTAATGGTTATAAGAATGTGGTGCGGAGTCTGCAAAAAGTTGGGGCGCAAGAATAG
- a CDS encoding DUF4079 domain-containing protein, whose protein sequence is MSLELSASVKYWLNFFHPVLMWALLAFSIYAAYLGLQVQRTRNAQGEEKKELIKGRYNVRHYQIGSILLALMVLGAIGGMGVTYINNGKLFVGPHLLAGLGMTGLIAFSAALSPYMQKGANWARATHILVNFTLLGLFAWQAVTGVQIVQRILTQA, encoded by the coding sequence ATGAGTCTGGAACTTTCCGCGTCGGTGAAATATTGGCTGAATTTCTTTCATCCGGTGCTCATGTGGGCGCTATTAGCATTCTCAATTTATGCTGCCTACTTAGGGCTGCAAGTACAGCGTACCAGAAATGCTCAGGGGGAAGAAAAGAAAGAACTGATTAAAGGTAGATATAACGTCAGACACTACCAAATCGGGTCTATACTCCTAGCTTTGATGGTGTTAGGTGCAATTGGAGGGATGGGTGTGACTTACATCAATAATGGTAAGTTATTTGTCGGGCCTCACCTGCTGGCAGGACTGGGTATGACCGGTCTGATTGCATTTTCTGCTGCTTTGTCGCCTTATATGCAAAAAGGGGCAAATTGGGCGCGGGCAACTCACATTCTGGTGAATTTTACCCTTTTGGGACTTTTTGCTTGGCAGGCTGTCACTGGCGTGCAAATTGTCCAAAGAATTCTCACTCAAGCATAG
- a CDS encoding DUF1997 domain-containing protein, protein MLSRQSEYKSWEITEVVLPVASSHEAAEDTLTEANVATVTKFYGRYQDFMEMPAPAEKVAEYLNNHASWFSRCAEPMKVQLLGENGYALVIGRFGAFGYDVEPKIGLELLPPDEGIYRIRTIPIPDYQPPGYDVDYRASLQLIENNTSNSIGEITRVEWELDLIVDLHFPRFIQRLPKSIIQSTGDRLLNQIVRQVSRRLTRKVQEDFHKSLEIPFLANSKQKR, encoded by the coding sequence ATGCTTTCAAGACAAAGCGAATATAAATCCTGGGAAATAACAGAAGTAGTTTTACCTGTAGCCTCCAGCCATGAAGCAGCCGAGGACACATTAACAGAAGCAAATGTAGCGACGGTCACAAAATTTTACGGCCGTTATCAAGATTTTATGGAAATGCCTGCCCCAGCAGAGAAGGTTGCTGAGTATCTTAATAATCACGCCTCATGGTTTTCGCGTTGCGCTGAACCCATGAAGGTGCAATTACTTGGAGAAAATGGCTACGCTCTAGTAATTGGTCGTTTTGGTGCTTTTGGTTATGATGTAGAACCTAAAATTGGTTTGGAATTGTTGCCTCCAGACGAAGGTATTTACCGCATCCGTACTATCCCTATCCCTGACTACCAACCGCCTGGTTATGACGTAGACTATCGGGCATCTCTACAGTTAATAGAAAACAATACTTCCAATAGCATTGGTGAGATTACCAGAGTTGAATGGGAATTAGATTTAATAGTTGATTTACACTTTCCCAGGTTTATTCAGCGATTACCCAAGTCTATAATTCAATCTACAGGCGATCGCTTACTTAACCAAATTGTCCGCCAAGTCTCCCGTCGTTTAACTCGCAAAGTTCAAGAAGATTTTCATAAATCTTTGGAAATACCCTTTCTTGCTAATTCTAAGCAAAAGCGTTAA